A single Desulfobaculum xiamenense DNA region contains:
- the glmS gene encoding glutamine--fructose-6-phosphate transaminase (isomerizing), translating into MCGIIGYAGHRPAVPVLVEGLRRLEYRGYDSAGVAFIENREMHILRAEGKLSSLENKIAGSSHHMATTGIGHTRWATHGVPVERNAHPHRDNSGRLALIHNGIIENYQEQKSWLAGLGYTFSSETDTEVLVNLVAEGRKHTQTLMEALSWALARVEGAYAVALLSIDEPNTIYAARQSSPLVFGRGVGENFVASDIPAFLPYTREVVFLEDGEMVKLDPSGWQVFDAKTLAPIEKELNHITWDVQAAQKGGYKHFMLKEIFEQPRVVADCIAGRADAVHGVRLPELDGLAAPKRLHIVACGTSYHAGLWGMGLIESWARIPVRVEIASEFRYRDLILDKDDVVLAISQSGETADTLAGMRRAREMGATVIGLCNVVGSTVSREADHVIYTQAGPEISVASTKAMCSQLTLLLLLALHWGRQKGTLPADAQASAVRGLVGLPSVLEAELPRMREVAQSLSRKYSSARSFMYLGRGVQFPLALEGALKLKEISYIHAEGYASGEMKHGPIALIDPEFPTFALALHDDLFPKVKSNLEEVQARDGRIVAITHPGLELPVDDAWVIPEVWGPLNSFLVLPCLQLFAYEVADYLGKDVDQPRNLAKSVTVE; encoded by the coding sequence ATGTGTGGAATCATCGGATACGCGGGGCACAGACCGGCGGTGCCCGTCCTCGTCGAGGGTCTCAGGCGGCTTGAGTATCGTGGGTACGACTCCGCGGGTGTCGCCTTTATCGAGAACAGGGAAATGCACATCCTGCGTGCCGAGGGCAAGCTCTCCTCGCTGGAGAACAAGATCGCCGGGAGCAGCCACCACATGGCCACCACTGGCATCGGCCATACCCGCTGGGCCACCCACGGCGTGCCCGTGGAGCGCAACGCCCATCCCCATCGCGACAACTCCGGCCGTCTCGCCCTCATCCACAACGGCATCATCGAGAACTATCAGGAGCAGAAGAGTTGGCTGGCCGGTCTCGGCTACACCTTCTCCTCCGAGACCGACACCGAGGTGCTGGTCAACCTCGTGGCCGAGGGGCGCAAGCATACGCAGACGCTGATGGAGGCGCTCTCGTGGGCGCTGGCCCGCGTGGAGGGCGCATACGCCGTGGCCCTGCTCAGCATCGACGAGCCGAACACCATCTACGCCGCCCGCCAGTCCAGCCCGCTGGTCTTCGGCCGTGGCGTGGGCGAGAATTTCGTGGCGTCCGACATCCCGGCCTTCCTGCCCTACACCCGCGAGGTTGTGTTCCTTGAGGACGGCGAGATGGTGAAGCTCGATCCTTCGGGCTGGCAGGTCTTCGACGCCAAGACCCTCGCGCCCATTGAGAAGGAACTCAACCACATCACGTGGGACGTTCAGGCCGCGCAGAAGGGCGGCTACAAGCATTTCATGCTCAAGGAAATCTTCGAGCAACCCCGCGTGGTGGCCGACTGCATCGCCGGACGCGCCGACGCCGTTCACGGCGTGCGTCTGCCCGAGCTTGACGGCCTCGCCGCGCCAAAGCGTCTGCACATCGTGGCCTGCGGCACGTCCTATCATGCAGGTCTGTGGGGCATGGGACTCATCGAGTCGTGGGCGCGCATCCCCGTGCGCGTGGAGATCGCCTCGGAGTTCCGCTATCGCGACCTCATTCTCGACAAGGACGACGTGGTGCTCGCCATCAGCCAGTCCGGCGAGACGGCAGACACCCTTGCAGGCATGCGCCGCGCCCGCGAGATGGGCGCGACGGTCATCGGCTTGTGCAACGTGGTCGGCTCCACGGTCTCCCGCGAGGCGGACCACGTCATCTACACGCAGGCCGGTCCCGAGATCAGCGTGGCCTCCACCAAGGCCATGTGCAGCCAGTTGACGCTGCTTCTGCTTTTGGCCCTGCACTGGGGCCGTCAGAAGGGCACCCTGCCCGCAGACGCGCAGGCCAGCGCCGTGCGTGGACTGGTGGGGCTGCCCAGCGTGCTGGAGGCCGAGCTGCCGCGCATGCGCGAGGTGGCCCAGAGCCTCTCCCGCAAGTATTCTTCCGCGCGCAGCTTCATGTACCTCGGACGCGGGGTGCAGTTCCCGCTGGCCCTCGAAGGCGCGCTCAAGCTCAAGGAGATCAGCTACATTCATGCCGAGGGCTACGCCAGTGGCGAGATGAAGCATGGTCCCATCGCGCTCATCGATCCCGAGTTCCCGACTTTCGCCCTCGCCCTGCATGACGACCTCTTTCCCAAGGTGAAGTCCAACCTCGAAGAGGTGCAGGCCCGCGACGGCCGCATCGTGGCCATCACCCATCCCGGACTGGAACTGCCCGTGGACGACGCGTGGGTCATCCCCGAGGTGTGGGGACCGCTCAACTCGTTCCTCGTGCTGCCCTGCCTTCAGCTCTTCGCCTACGAGGTTGCCGACTATCTGGGCAAGGACGTGGACCAGCCGCGAAATCTCGCCAAGTCCGTCACCGTGGAGTAG